The following is a genomic window from Candidatus Latescibacter sp..
CGGTAGAGAAGGTTATAGCGCGGTTCGTTCACCCCGATGGGCCGCGCCCCTATCTCACGGGCGACCCCGTTCGCCCGCGCCATGAGGTGGGCAGGCCATTCGCTCACCCCCCAATAGAGAATCTTTCCCTGACGGGCCAGGTCTTCAAGGGCGCGGATGGTCTCCTCGAGCGGCGTGTCCGGGTCCGGGCGGTGGCACATGAAAACGTCCAGATAATCGGTCCTGAGTCGTTTCAAACTGTTGTGGCAGGCCTCGAACATGTGTTTTGCGGAAAGCTTTTGATCGTTGATATCTTTTGTAATTGGCGCAAAGCATTTGGTGAGAATGAAAAGGGTATGCCGTGGCAGCTCGGAAAGAATGGCGCCCAGCACCCGTTCGGCCTCGCCGTTGTTATAGGCGTCGGCGGTATCGAAGAAGTTGACTCCTCCTTCATAGGCTTTCAGCACTGTTGCCCGCGAGGCGGCTTCGTCCAGCTTGAAACCGATGGTCAAATAGCTCCCAAGGCCGATGGTACTGAGTTTCACTCCCCACTTACCCATTTTACGGTACTGCATGAAAGTTT
Proteins encoded in this region:
- a CDS encoding aldo/keto reductase family protein yields the protein MQYRKMGKWGVKLSTIGLGSYLTIGFKLDEAASRATVLKAYEGGVNFFDTADAYNNGEAERVLGAILSELPRHTLFILTKCFAPITKDINDQKLSAKHMFEACHNSLKRLRTDYLDVFMCHRPDPDTPLEETIRALEDLARQGKILYWGVSEWPAHLMARANGVAREIGARPIGVNEPRYNLLYRYPERNIFPATQAEGIGNVVFSSLAHGMLTGKYKPGEEAPSGTRAADVETNAVINKLYWSEENKRRGQELSKLASGMGITAAQLAIAWCLCNPAVTSVITGATRVSQVEDNLKAAEIVIPDDVVRKIEELYPPAEQVDVEK